The Kineothrix sp. MB12-C1 genome includes a window with the following:
- a CDS encoding acyl-[acyl-carrier-protein] thioesterase: protein MYKFDGRIRYSEVDSEGKLSLEALLNYFQDCSTFHSEEIGVGLKYLVDRQMAWLLSAWQIVVKRYPVLCEKVIIGTAPYEFKGFMGCRNFLMETESGERLAYANTVWTLMDMEHMRPARIPKELQDAYVLEERLTMDYAPRKIALPRMEGELRENLEVRQHHLDTNLHVNNGQYIRMAMEYLPEGFSIWQMRAEYKQQAHLGDIIMPKVYMPEEEVCLIALNNEEGQPYCITEFLCR from the coding sequence ATGTATAAATTTGACGGGCGCATACGCTACAGTGAGGTGGACAGCGAAGGAAAGTTATCTCTGGAAGCGCTTTTGAATTATTTTCAGGATTGTTCGACATTTCATTCCGAAGAAATTGGAGTAGGACTGAAATATTTGGTGGATAGACAGATGGCATGGCTTTTGTCGGCATGGCAGATTGTTGTCAAGAGGTATCCGGTACTTTGTGAGAAGGTGATTATCGGAACGGCACCTTATGAATTCAAAGGTTTTATGGGATGCCGTAACTTTTTGATGGAAACGGAGAGCGGAGAGCGGCTTGCTTATGCTAATACGGTATGGACACTAATGGATATGGAGCATATGCGTCCCGCCAGAATTCCTAAGGAGTTGCAAGATGCCTATGTTCTGGAAGAGAGGCTTACGATGGATTATGCACCCCGCAAGATAGCCCTTCCCCGGATGGAGGGGGAGCTTAGAGAGAATCTGGAAGTAAGGCAGCACCACCTCGATACGAATCTCCATGTGAACAATGGTCAATACATACGGATGGCTATGGAATATTTACCGGAGGGGTTTAGTATATGGCAAATGCGGGCAGAATATAAGCAACAGGCCCATCTCGGCGATATTATTATGCCGAAGGTATACATGCCGGAGGAGGAAGTCTGTCTGATTGCGTTGAATAATGAAGAGGGGCAGCCTTACTGCATTACGGAATTTTTGTGTCGGTAG